CCTCCGAGAGCCCCAAAAATGGCTAAAGAAGATTTTTTACGATCAGAAAGTTCCCCTTGAAAAATTTCTTTTTTAATTTCTAATCCCACAACATAAAAGAATATTGCCATGAGAGCGTCATTCACGATGTGATGAAGTGTCCATCCAAAGACTTCGAAATTAATAAAATAAAAATAGGAGTCACTTAAGGCAGAGTTAGAAAGTATGAGAGCGAGAGTCGCAGTGAACAGCAGGAGAATTCCTCCTGCCGCTTCATTATTAAAAAATTCTTCAAGTCTCTTATTCATTACATTAGTTAATACTAAAAATTAATCAGCGACAAGGCTTCTCAGCATCCAGGCAGTTTTTTCGTGAAGTTGTATTCTTTGAGTCAAAAGATCAAGAGTCGCCTCATCACTTCCTTTTTCTGCAGCCGGGAAAACCGATCTTGCTGTTTTTGCTACCGTCTCGTGAGCGTGAACTAAGTTTTTGATCATGTCATGAGCAGAAGGAATACCTTCCTCTTCTTTGATTTTTGTGAGTTTTGCATATTGAGCATATGTTCCTGGAGCATAAAATCCTAGAGCTCGAATTCTTTCTGCAATGTTATCCACAGCAAGTGCAAGCTCATTGTAATGTTGTTCAAACATCAGATGAAGAGTTTGAAACATCGGCCCTGTCACGTTCCAATGATAGTTGTGCGTTTTTAAAT
This DNA window, taken from Bdellovibrionota bacterium, encodes the following:
- a CDS encoding Dps family protein codes for the protein MKIDIGIPDASRKEIADGLSHFLADSYSLYLKTHNYHWNVTGPMFQTLHLMFEQHYNELALAVDNIAERIRALGFYAPGTYAQYAKLTKIKEEEGIPSAHDMIKNLVHAHETVAKTARSVFPAAEKGSDEATLDLLTQRIQLHEKTAWMLRSLVAD